From a region of the Halorubrum sp. BV1 genome:
- the gyrB gene encoding DNA topoisomerase (ATP-hydrolyzing) subunit B — translation MSEQSEYGAGQIQVLEGLQAVRKRPAMYIGSTDDRGLHHLVYEVVDNSIDEALAGHCDDISVTLHADGSVGVADDGRGIPVDTHEKYDRPALEVIMTVLHAGGKFDSKSYQVSGGLHGVGVSVVNALSERLEVEVKRDGGVYRHAFERGEPEEDGFERVRDMEAGEETGTEIQFWPDTEIFETTEFAFSTLASRLRELAFLNSGVAIALLDERDAEAVDDAGAETTFEYEGGIREFVSYLNETRTPIHDEVIYFEDEAEDIHVEVAMQATEELQGSVHAFANNINTREGGTHLTGFKTALTRTVNDYANEHGLVDDLDANLKGEDVREGLTAVISVKHPDPQFEGQTKTKLGNSEVRGIVESATHEQLGTFFEENPDTARKVVHKAAEAARARKAAKKAEELTRRKSALESTALPGKLADCQTRDPEEAELFVVEGDSAGGSAKQGRNRENQAILPLKGKILNVEKHRLDRILENDEIRALITAIGAGIGEEFDINNVRYNKIIIMTDADVDGAHIRTLLLTLLYRHMKPLLEAGYVYAAQPPLYRVRYRGETYDAMTEEERDRIVEEECDGNPTQVQRFKGLGEMNPDQLWDTTMDPENRRLKRINVDDAAAADRMFNILMGDAVEPRKQFIKEHATEAEWVDI, via the coding sequence ATGTCAGAGCAGAGTGAGTACGGAGCCGGCCAGATCCAGGTCCTCGAAGGCCTCCAGGCCGTCCGTAAGCGTCCGGCGATGTACATCGGATCCACGGACGACCGCGGGTTACACCATCTCGTCTACGAAGTCGTCGACAACTCGATCGACGAAGCGCTCGCGGGGCACTGCGACGACATCTCGGTCACGCTCCACGCGGACGGCTCCGTCGGCGTCGCCGACGACGGGCGGGGGATTCCCGTCGACACCCACGAGAAGTACGACCGCCCGGCGCTCGAAGTGATCATGACCGTCCTCCACGCCGGCGGCAAGTTCGACTCGAAGTCGTACCAGGTCTCCGGCGGCCTCCACGGCGTCGGCGTCAGCGTCGTCAACGCGCTCTCCGAGCGGCTGGAAGTCGAAGTGAAACGCGACGGCGGTGTCTACCGGCACGCGTTCGAACGGGGCGAGCCCGAAGAAGACGGGTTCGAGCGTGTCCGCGACATGGAAGCGGGCGAGGAGACGGGCACGGAGATCCAATTTTGGCCCGATACAGAGATATTCGAGACCACCGAGTTCGCCTTCTCGACGCTCGCGAGCCGCTTGCGCGAGCTCGCCTTCCTCAATTCGGGCGTCGCCATCGCCCTTCTCGACGAGCGCGACGCCGAGGCGGTCGACGACGCCGGCGCGGAGACCACTTTCGAGTACGAGGGCGGTATCCGCGAGTTCGTCTCGTACCTCAACGAGACGCGCACGCCGATCCACGACGAGGTGATCTACTTCGAGGACGAGGCGGAGGACATCCACGTCGAGGTCGCGATGCAGGCGACCGAAGAGCTGCAGGGCTCCGTCCACGCGTTCGCGAACAACATCAACACCCGCGAGGGCGGCACCCACCTCACCGGGTTCAAGACGGCCCTGACGCGGACCGTCAACGACTACGCCAACGAGCACGGGCTCGTCGACGACCTCGACGCGAACCTCAAGGGCGAAGACGTCCGCGAGGGGCTCACCGCGGTCATCTCGGTGAAACACCCCGACCCGCAGTTCGAGGGCCAGACGAAGACCAAGCTCGGCAACAGCGAGGTCCGCGGCATCGTCGAATCCGCGACACACGAGCAGCTTGGCACGTTCTTCGAGGAGAACCCCGACACGGCCCGCAAAGTCGTTCACAAGGCGGCAGAGGCGGCCAGAGCGCGCAAGGCGGCGAAGAAGGCCGAGGAGCTGACCCGCCGGAAGTCCGCGCTGGAGTCGACGGCGCTGCCCGGCAAACTCGCTGACTGTCAGACGCGCGACCCCGAGGAGGCGGAGCTGTTCGTGGTGGAGGGAGACTCCGCTGGCGGCTCGGCCAAGCAGGGCCGCAACCGCGAGAACCAGGCGATCCTCCCGCTGAAGGGAAAGATCCTCAACGTCGAGAAACACCGGCTCGACCGCATTCTGGAGAACGACGAGATCCGCGCGCTGATCACGGCGATCGGCGCGGGGATCGGCGAGGAGTTCGACATCAATAATGTGAGATATAATAAAATAATTATTATGACGGATGCTGACGTCGACGGAGCCCATATCAGAACCCTTCTCCTCACCCTCCTCTACCGCCACATGAAGCCGCTCTTAGAGGCGGGCTACGTGTACGCGGCGCAGCCGCCCCTCTACCGCGTCCGCTACCGCGGAGAGACGTACGACGCGATGACCGAAGAGGAACGCGACCGGATCGTCGAAGAAGAGTGCGACGGGAACCCGACGCAGGTCCAGCGGTTCAAGGGGCTCGGCGAGATGAACCCCGACCAACTGTGGGACACGACGATGGACCCGGAGAACCGGCGGCTCAAGCGGATCAACGTCGACGACGCGGCCGCGGCAGACCGGAT
- a CDS encoding iron-containing alcohol dehydrogenase family protein: MLPIADSFDHAYHGCEILYGRGRAADLGEFLGDRGLNDALVVCGSNVGANDDLMEPIREGLGDRFAGVFDGTTPDKRIEDAYALLDERAAAGADVLVAVGGGSSLDTARQAPMLAADGRDLDRIRAAAEESPSDLGPLAPDADPAFPVVVIPTTFAGADLSTGGSLVVRSADASPTGQPLTVSGDAPMPIADLADPAIFETSPESVLAGSAMNGFDKGIETPYAADATPVSDAAAIHGLRLLTGSLPVVAGDRAHSDPEAAMDRAVVGALLVQIDRKISVIHAVGHGFARRYDVQQGAVHAIAAPHVLAYLFEEVDGSRRALAAGLGVDTEGRSGAAVAEGVVESVAAVRDDLAVPSRLRDLPETSEDDLPAIAEYVVDDWCMDRAPDGLDATPEEIEGVLRAAW, encoded by the coding sequence ATGCTACCGATCGCGGACTCGTTCGACCACGCGTATCACGGCTGTGAGATACTGTACGGGCGCGGCCGCGCCGCGGATCTCGGGGAGTTTCTCGGTGACCGGGGCCTCAACGACGCGCTCGTCGTCTGCGGCTCGAACGTGGGTGCGAACGACGACCTGATGGAGCCAATCCGCGAGGGACTCGGCGACCGGTTCGCCGGCGTCTTCGACGGCACGACGCCCGACAAACGGATCGAGGACGCGTACGCGCTCCTCGACGAGCGAGCGGCCGCGGGCGCGGACGTCCTCGTCGCCGTCGGCGGGGGGAGCAGCCTCGACACGGCGCGGCAGGCCCCGATGCTCGCCGCGGACGGGCGCGACCTCGACCGGATCCGGGCGGCCGCGGAGGAGTCGCCGAGCGACCTCGGGCCGCTCGCGCCCGACGCCGACCCCGCGTTCCCGGTCGTCGTGATCCCGACGACGTTCGCGGGGGCCGACCTCTCGACTGGCGGATCGCTCGTGGTGCGTTCCGCCGACGCCTCGCCGACCGGGCAGCCGCTCACCGTGAGCGGCGACGCGCCGATGCCGATCGCGGACCTTGCGGACCCGGCGATTTTCGAGACCAGCCCGGAGTCGGTGCTCGCGGGGTCGGCGATGAACGGCTTCGATAAGGGGATCGAGACGCCCTACGCCGCCGACGCGACGCCCGTGAGCGACGCGGCCGCGATCCACGGCCTGCGCCTGCTCACCGGTTCGCTGCCGGTCGTCGCGGGCGATCGAGCCCACTCCGACCCCGAGGCCGCGATGGACCGCGCCGTGGTCGGCGCGCTGCTGGTTCAGATCGACCGCAAGATAAGCGTGATCCACGCGGTCGGCCACGGGTTCGCCCGGCGATACGACGTCCAGCAGGGTGCTGTCCACGCGATCGCCGCGCCCCACGTCTTGGCGTACCTCTTCGAGGAGGTAGACGGGAGCCGGCGCGCGCTCGCGGCCGGGCTGGGCGTCGACACCGAGGGACGGTCGGGCGCGGCGGTCGCCGAGGGTGTCGTCGAGTCGGTCGCCGCGGTCCGCGACGACCTCGCCGTCCCCTCGCGGCTGCGCGATCTCCCGGAGACGAGCGAGGATGATCTGCCCGCGATCGCCGAGTACGTCGTCGACGACTGGTGTATGGACCGCGCCCCTGACGGCCTCGACGCCACGCCCGAGGAGATCGAGGGCGTCCTGCGCGCCGCGTGGTGA
- a CDS encoding MATE family efflux transporter has protein sequence MTRFPNPFRAAIVYIGLALARVGLIDRHRVVRTADLAWPRIVTGIARMSKNAVDVAMVGVAVGTSAVAGVGFAGPYWGLAFAIGGGVAGGTIALVSQRYSAEAFAELGDAVRASVLLVVAVTIPVSVTFWTQSAALIDVLSSNEAAIGYGSAYLRIVGLGVPFAALNLVGSRTLVGCDDAYTAMQVRAGGALANIVLSALFIFGFGWGVEGAAVGTVLSNVVAASAFTVGLVRGSAPGVGAFPVSIDPFGSYVNPDMLSDLVSIGLPVGARNLVWTVAEFPMLAILDVFGENTVAAFVIARRIWGIMNTPGWGFGLASSSLVGQELGVERVAEAEAYARDIIRFSVATYVVFAALTAGFATEIVTLFAESPESPEIPIAVTLVYAACVAVVFRGVSGGAAGPLDAAGDTKIPFASQFIGMFCVSIPLAYVGAHDATPAIDVPLVGVTTPEIALPAIGLWGVYLAFLAETTIPAAINYWRFRSGKWKKISEAYRPDAAADD, from the coding sequence GTGACCCGCTTCCCGAACCCGTTTCGTGCCGCGATCGTGTACATCGGTCTGGCCCTCGCCCGTGTCGGCCTGATCGACCGCCACCGAGTGGTCCGAACGGCGGACCTCGCGTGGCCGCGGATCGTCACGGGGATTGCCCGGATGTCGAAGAACGCCGTCGACGTGGCAATGGTCGGCGTCGCCGTCGGCACCAGCGCGGTCGCCGGCGTCGGCTTCGCCGGACCCTACTGGGGGCTCGCGTTCGCGATCGGCGGCGGCGTCGCGGGCGGTACCATCGCCTTGGTCTCACAGCGGTACAGTGCCGAGGCGTTCGCGGAACTCGGCGACGCCGTCCGGGCGAGCGTCCTCCTCGTCGTGGCCGTCACCATTCCCGTCTCCGTGACCTTCTGGACGCAGTCGGCCGCCCTCATCGACGTGTTGAGCAGCAACGAGGCGGCGATCGGGTACGGCTCCGCGTACCTCCGGATCGTCGGGCTCGGCGTTCCATTCGCTGCGCTGAACCTCGTCGGAAGCCGCACGCTCGTCGGCTGTGACGACGCCTACACCGCGATGCAGGTCCGCGCCGGCGGCGCGCTCGCAAACATCGTCCTCAGTGCGCTGTTCATCTTCGGCTTCGGCTGGGGCGTCGAGGGGGCGGCCGTCGGGACGGTGCTCTCGAACGTCGTCGCGGCCAGCGCCTTCACCGTCGGTCTCGTCCGCGGCAGCGCGCCGGGGGTCGGCGCGTTCCCGGTGTCTATCGATCCGTTCGGGTCGTACGTGAATCCGGACATGCTCAGCGACCTCGTCTCGATCGGGCTCCCCGTCGGCGCGCGCAACCTCGTGTGGACCGTCGCGGAGTTCCCGATGCTGGCCATCCTCGACGTCTTCGGCGAGAACACCGTCGCGGCGTTCGTCATCGCGCGGCGCATCTGGGGGATCATGAACACGCCGGGGTGGGGGTTCGGGCTCGCCTCCTCCAGTCTCGTCGGACAGGAACTGGGTGTCGAGCGCGTCGCCGAGGCCGAGGCGTACGCCCGCGACATCATTCGGTTCTCGGTGGCGACCTACGTCGTCTTCGCGGCGCTTACGGCCGGCTTCGCGACCGAAATCGTCACGCTGTTCGCCGAGAGCCCCGAGAGCCCGGAGATACCGATCGCCGTGACCCTCGTGTACGCGGCCTGCGTCGCCGTCGTCTTTCGGGGCGTCTCAGGAGGGGCTGCGGGGCCGCTCGACGCGGCCGGCGACACGAAGATCCCCTTCGCGAGCCAGTTCATCGGGATGTTCTGCGTGTCGATCCCGCTCGCGTACGTCGGCGCGCACGACGCCACGCCCGCGATCGACGTGCCGCTCGTCGGCGTGACGACCCCCGAGATCGCGTTGCCCGCGATCGGGTTGTGGGGGGTGTATCTGGCGTTCCTCGCCGAGACGACGATCCCCGCCGCGATCAACTACTGGCGGTTCCGCTCCGGCAAGTGGAAGAAGATAAGCGAGGCCTACAGGCCCGACGCGGCCGCGGACGACTGA
- a CDS encoding EamA family transporter → MNTGYLSYALLAMGAYAFVPPLMRVATTGPDAVPSDVAVVLSNTLLVAMALGVLAYTGQGFSTHLGSPKLPYVLAAGLFLGIGILALYRSLALGPVSVVTPIFAMFLAFSSVIGFFVLGESFTARKAFGIALAAASVYLVSGA, encoded by the coding sequence GTGAACACAGGATACCTCTCGTACGCGCTGCTCGCGATGGGGGCGTACGCGTTCGTGCCGCCGCTCATGCGCGTCGCCACGACGGGTCCGGACGCGGTTCCGAGCGATGTCGCCGTCGTCCTCTCGAACACGCTTCTCGTCGCGATGGCGCTCGGCGTGCTGGCGTACACCGGTCAGGGATTCTCGACGCACCTCGGCTCGCCGAAGCTGCCGTACGTCCTCGCGGCCGGACTGTTCTTGGGAATCGGCATCCTGGCGCTATACCGGTCGCTCGCGCTCGGCCCGGTGAGCGTCGTGACGCCAATCTTTGCGATGTTTCTCGCGTTCTCCTCCGTGATCGGGTTCTTCGTCTTGGGCGAGTCGTTCACCGCTCGCAAGGCGTTCGGAATCGCGCTCGCGGCCGCGTCGGTATACCTCGTGTCCGGGGCGTGA
- a CDS encoding VOC family protein: MDGTFDHVMIRVEDLDESLDWYQTHLNYEEKDRWEADTFTNVYLGPEDMHEDGALLELTYNHGDHTYENGDAWGHIAVRVPEDALQESYDQLMEEGVDDYRDPESCDNRYAFVKDPDGHEIEIVKRDHGAKWSIDHTMIRVEDADEALGYWTRKFEHTEVPGRWEADTFANYFVAPDDAPQEAMKLELTYNYDGREYTMGDGWGHVCVRVDDLDEAWETLMTREAPDYRDPESCDHRYAFTKDQDGHEIELLVTE; this comes from the coding sequence ATGGACGGAACCTTTGATCACGTAATGATCCGCGTCGAGGACTTAGACGAGAGTCTCGACTGGTACCAGACGCACCTGAACTACGAGGAGAAGGACCGCTGGGAGGCAGACACGTTCACCAACGTCTACCTCGGTCCCGAAGACATGCACGAGGATGGCGCGCTTCTCGAACTCACGTACAACCACGGCGATCACACCTACGAGAACGGCGACGCGTGGGGACACATCGCCGTTCGCGTGCCGGAAGACGCCTTACAGGAGTCGTACGACCAGCTGATGGAGGAGGGCGTCGACGACTACCGCGACCCCGAGTCCTGTGACAACCGCTACGCGTTCGTGAAAGACCCCGACGGCCACGAGATCGAGATCGTCAAACGCGATCACGGCGCGAAGTGGAGCATCGACCACACGATGATCCGCGTTGAGGACGCGGACGAGGCGCTCGGCTACTGGACCCGCAAGTTCGAGCACACCGAGGTTCCGGGCCGCTGGGAGGCAGACACCTTCGCGAACTACTTCGTGGCCCCCGACGACGCCCCGCAGGAGGCCATGAAGCTGGAACTGACGTACAACTACGACGGCCGCGAGTACACGATGGGCGACGGCTGGGGACACGTCTGCGTCCGCGTCGACGACCTCGACGAGGCGTGGGAGACGCTCATGACCCGCGAAGCGCCCGACTACCGCGACCCCGAGTCGTGTGACCACCGCTACGCGTTCACGAAGGATCAGGACGGCCACGAGATCGAACTGCTCGTCACCGAGTAG
- a CDS encoding Zn-ribbon domain-containing OB-fold protein, with the protein MSDETADGESVPATNAGYDEWLNAVADGEGYALVCPDGHGSLPPRRVCPECGSTELSREPLDATGAVETQSVVHVPSPRFAEDAPYVTAIADFGPVRVTGVVRGIDPEPDAIDIGDELEASVGTRETDGERIVVFQPTDE; encoded by the coding sequence ATGAGCGACGAGACGGCGGACGGCGAGTCAGTGCCGGCGACGAACGCCGGCTACGACGAGTGGCTCAACGCGGTCGCCGACGGCGAGGGGTACGCGCTCGTCTGTCCGGACGGCCACGGGTCGCTCCCGCCGCGCCGGGTGTGTCCCGAGTGCGGGTCGACGGAACTCTCTCGCGAGCCGCTCGACGCGACGGGGGCGGTCGAGACGCAAAGCGTCGTGCATGTGCCGTCTCCGCGCTTCGCGGAGGACGCGCCGTACGTGACCGCGATCGCCGACTTCGGTCCGGTTCGAGTCACGGGCGTCGTGCGGGGGATCGACCCGGAGCCGGACGCGATAGACATCGGCGACGAACTCGAAGCGTCCGTCGGAACGCGCGAAACGGACGGCGAGCGTATCGTCGTGTTTCAGCCGACGGACGAGTGA
- a CDS encoding thiolase domain-containing protein: MTDVRVAGVGLTRFGNHPKRTGRDLFATAALRAFEDAGVPREDVEELNYGNFMGALAEHQGHQAPLMAEAAGVRCPATRYESACASAGVAVREAVRTVRAGDADVVLAGGMERMTNLPTAEVTEGLAIAADDLFEVREGVTFPGAYALMANAYFDAYGGEREDLAHIASKNHANAVPNEYAQFRSEVSIEEAMDAPPVAEPLHLYDACPITDGASALVIVSEEYAADHDVDAPVAVTGVGQGTDRLALADRAHVAQTPAADDAAETAYATAGVSPDDVDVAEVHDCFTIAEVLAIESLGIAPRGEGITAARDGLTTADGDVPVNLSGGLKAKGHPVGATGGSQIAELTRLLRGDHPNSEHVADAEVGVAHNAGGTVASAVVHVLEVAE, from the coding sequence ATGACAGACGTACGCGTCGCGGGGGTCGGGCTCACTCGCTTCGGGAACCATCCGAAGCGGACGGGGCGTGACCTCTTCGCGACTGCCGCGCTCCGCGCGTTCGAGGACGCCGGTGTCCCCCGCGAGGACGTCGAGGAACTGAACTACGGCAACTTCATGGGGGCGCTCGCCGAACACCAGGGTCATCAGGCTCCGCTGATGGCGGAAGCGGCCGGCGTTCGGTGTCCGGCGACCCGATACGAGTCGGCCTGTGCCTCGGCCGGCGTCGCCGTTCGCGAGGCGGTCAGAACGGTTCGCGCGGGCGACGCCGACGTGGTGTTGGCCGGCGGGATGGAGCGTATGACCAACCTCCCGACCGCGGAAGTGACGGAGGGCCTCGCCATCGCGGCAGACGACCTCTTCGAGGTCCGAGAGGGCGTGACGTTCCCCGGCGCGTACGCGCTGATGGCGAACGCGTACTTCGACGCGTACGGCGGCGAACGAGAGGATCTCGCGCATATCGCCTCGAAGAATCACGCGAACGCGGTCCCGAACGAGTACGCACAGTTCCGCTCGGAGGTGTCTATCGAGGAAGCGATGGACGCCCCGCCGGTCGCGGAGCCGTTGCACCTTTATGACGCCTGTCCGATCACCGACGGCGCGAGCGCGCTGGTGATCGTCTCCGAGGAGTACGCCGCCGACCACGACGTCGACGCGCCCGTGGCGGTGACGGGCGTCGGTCAGGGGACGGACCGGCTGGCGCTCGCGGACCGCGCGCACGTCGCGCAGACGCCCGCCGCGGACGACGCGGCGGAGACGGCGTACGCGACCGCCGGCGTGAGTCCCGACGATGTCGACGTGGCCGAGGTCCACGACTGTTTCACCATCGCGGAGGTGCTCGCGATCGAGTCGCTCGGAATCGCGCCGCGCGGCGAGGGGATCACGGCCGCTCGCGACGGGCTCACCACCGCCGACGGCGACGTGCCGGTGAACCTCTCCGGCGGGCTGAAGGCGAAGGGTCACCCCGTCGGCGCGACCGGCGGGTCACAGATAGCGGAGCTGACTCGACTACTCAGGGGAGATCATCCGAACAGCGAGCACGTCGCCGACGCGGAGGTGGGCGTCGCGCACAACGCCGGCGGGACCGTCGCGAGCGCCGTCGTCCACGTGCTGGAGGTGGCGGAATGA
- a CDS encoding proteasome assembly chaperone family protein has product MDDIEIDAVATPALDDPVLIEGLPGVGHVGKLAAEHLLEEFESELVRRVYTTEFPPQVSVDGDGVAELTCAEFHAIETDGADLLVLTGDHQAGSNAGHYRLTTTFLDIAEEFGADRAYALGGVPTGELVEEYTVLGAVSDADLIEGLEDAGVEFRPDEPAGGIVGVSGLVLGLGERRGFDAACLMGETSGYLVDPKSARTVLETIELLLDFDIDYETLEERAEEMEEVVGKIREMQDGPAVPDDDLRYIG; this is encoded by the coding sequence ATGGACGACATCGAGATCGACGCGGTCGCGACGCCAGCGCTCGACGATCCGGTGCTCATCGAGGGGCTACCGGGCGTCGGCCACGTTGGGAAGCTCGCCGCAGAGCACCTGCTCGAAGAGTTCGAAAGCGAACTGGTTCGACGCGTGTACACCACCGAATTCCCGCCGCAGGTGAGCGTCGACGGCGACGGCGTCGCCGAGCTGACCTGCGCGGAGTTCCACGCGATCGAGACCGACGGCGCGGACCTTCTGGTGTTGACCGGCGACCACCAGGCCGGCTCGAACGCGGGACACTACAGGCTCACTACGACGTTCCTCGACATCGCCGAGGAGTTCGGGGCAGACCGCGCGTACGCGCTCGGCGGCGTGCCCACCGGTGAGCTCGTCGAGGAGTACACTGTGCTCGGTGCGGTCTCGGACGCCGATCTTATCGAGGGGCTCGAAGACGCCGGCGTCGAGTTTCGTCCGGACGAGCCGGCCGGCGGTATCGTCGGGGTCTCGGGGCTCGTGCTCGGGCTCGGCGAGCGCCGCGGCTTCGACGCTGCCTGCCTGATGGGCGAGACGAGCGGCTATCTCGTCGATCCCAAGAGCGCGCGCACCGTCTTGGAAACGATCGAACTCCTGCTCGATTTCGATATCGACTACGAGACGCTCGAGGAGCGCGCCGAGGAGATGGAGGAGGTCGTCGGCAAGATCCGCGAGATGCAGGACGGGCCGGCAGTCCCCGACGACGACCTCCGGTACATCGGCTGA
- a CDS encoding RNA-protein complex protein Nop10, with amino-acid sequence MKSDIRVCASWETAHDRPVYALGDRCPECGGPTENSAPAPFSPEDPYGEYRRRVRRRAEDR; translated from the coding sequence GTGAAATCCGATATTCGCGTCTGTGCGAGTTGGGAGACCGCTCACGACCGCCCGGTGTACGCCCTCGGCGACCGCTGTCCGGAGTGTGGCGGTCCGACAGAGAACAGCGCGCCCGCGCCGTTCAGCCCCGAGGATCCGTACGGCGAGTATCGCCGTCGCGTCCGGCGACGCGCGGAAGACCGGTAG
- a CDS encoding translation initiation factor IF-2 subunit alpha, whose amino-acid sequence MKYSGWPEPGELVVGDVDEIADFGVFVDLDEYEDKRGLCHISEVASGWIKNVRDHVREGQTVVAKVLDVDESANQIDLSIKDVNEHQRKDKIQAWKNSQKADNWMLIALGEDVDDDRYTEVANALLEEYDTLYDAFESAAISGSEALDAVDVDDAAAESIVEAARDNVSVPYVDVTGYVDLESAASDGVDDVKAALEAAEGNGEIPDGVDLEVGYVGSPEYRIKVRAPDYKTAEDQLEAAADRAREAIEAAGGTGAYHRDRREDDE is encoded by the coding sequence ATGAAGTACAGCGGCTGGCCCGAACCCGGCGAGTTGGTTGTCGGCGACGTCGACGAGATAGCCGACTTCGGCGTCTTCGTCGACCTCGACGAGTACGAGGACAAGCGCGGCCTCTGTCACATAAGCGAGGTCGCCTCCGGCTGGATCAAGAACGTCCGCGACCACGTCCGCGAGGGACAGACGGTCGTCGCGAAGGTGCTCGATGTCGACGAGTCCGCGAACCAGATCGATCTGTCGATCAAAGACGTCAACGAGCACCAGCGAAAAGACAAGATACAGGCCTGGAAGAACTCACAGAAGGCCGACAACTGGATGCTCATCGCGCTCGGCGAGGACGTCGACGACGACCGATACACCGAGGTCGCCAACGCGCTCTTAGAAGAGTACGACACGCTCTACGACGCCTTCGAGTCGGCCGCGATCAGCGGGAGCGAGGCCCTCGACGCGGTCGACGTCGACGACGCGGCCGCGGAGTCGATCGTCGAGGCAGCTCGCGACAACGTCTCCGTCCCCTACGTCGACGTGACCGGATACGTCGACCTCGAATCCGCGGCGTCCGACGGCGTCGACGACGTGAAGGCGGCGCTCGAAGCGGCCGAAGGCAACGGTGAGATCCCCGACGGCGTCGATCTCGAAGTCGGCTACGTCGGCTCACCGGAGTACCGGATCAAGGTCCGCGCGCCCGACTACAAAACGGCCGAGGACCAGCTTGAAGCCGCGGCCGACCGCGCCCGCGAGGCGATCGAGGCCGCGGGCGGCACCGGAGCGTACCACCGCGATCGCCGCGAAGACGACGAGTAA
- a CDS encoding 30S ribosomal protein S27e: MAGSFHRVACGDCENEQVVFGKASSTVSCAVCGTTLATPTGGEAELHGEIVETVEAR, translated from the coding sequence ATGGCGGGAAGCTTCCACCGCGTCGCCTGCGGCGATTGCGAGAACGAACAGGTCGTCTTCGGCAAAGCCTCCTCGACGGTATCGTGTGCGGTCTGCGGTACGACCCTCGCGACGCCGACCGGCGGAGAGGCCGAGCTGCACGGCGAGATAGTCGAGACCGTTGAGGCACGGTAA
- a CDS encoding 50S ribosomal protein L44e, with protein sequence MEMPRRFNTYCPNCDSHQEHEVEKVRSGRATGMKRDARQRRRALATIGNAGGYSKVPGGDKPTKKTHLKYRCGDCGKAHMREGWRAGRLTFQE encoded by the coding sequence ATGGAGATGCCACGTCGTTTCAACACGTACTGTCCCAACTGTGACTCCCATCAGGAGCACGAAGTGGAGAAGGTTCGATCGGGTCGGGCGACCGGAATGAAACGCGACGCGCGCCAGCGACGCCGCGCGCTCGCGACGATCGGCAACGCCGGCGGGTACTCGAAGGTGCCCGGTGGCGACAAGCCGACGAAGAAGACCCACCTGAAGTACCGCTGCGGCGACTGCGGCAAAGCGCACATGCGCGAGGGCTGGCGCGCCGGCCGGCTCACGTTCCAGGAGTAA
- a CDS encoding cyclase family protein, which produces MFRDLSRPIETGMPTYPGDPEVTLSPDATHAEDGYATSELQTGSHAGTHVDAPRHTLAGGKPVDAVGVGSFALDARLVDLAGEFDAREPITAAALPTAGSVRDDCDLLVVHTGWADRWGADSYRDHPYLTAAAAERCRDLGVGVGLDTFGPDPTPSAPTASKSGDPSAGEPTGTPAHDVLLGAGLPIVENLCSLADLPDRFRLYAFPLRLRDGDGSPVRAVAEWEA; this is translated from the coding sequence ATGTTCCGCGACCTCTCGCGGCCGATCGAGACGGGGATGCCGACCTATCCCGGCGACCCAGAGGTGACGCTGTCGCCGGACGCGACCCACGCTGAGGACGGCTACGCGACGAGCGAACTCCAGACCGGGAGCCACGCCGGCACGCACGTCGACGCGCCCCGACACACGCTGGCCGGCGGGAAGCCGGTCGACGCGGTCGGGGTAGGGTCGTTCGCGCTCGACGCCCGCCTCGTCGACCTCGCGGGGGAATTCGACGCCCGCGAGCCGATCACGGCCGCGGCGCTCCCGACCGCCGGATCGGTCCGCGACGACTGCGATCTCCTCGTCGTCCACACCGGATGGGCGGACCGCTGGGGAGCCGACAGCTACCGCGATCACCCGTACCTGACCGCGGCGGCCGCGGAGCGCTGTCGAGACCTGGGCGTCGGCGTCGGCCTCGATACGTTCGGGCCGGACCCGACGCCCTCGGCTCCGACGGCGTCAAAGTCGGGAGATCCGTCTGCCGGCGAGCCGACCGGCACGCCCGCCCACGACGTGCTGTTGGGTGCCGGACTGCCGATAGTCGAGAACCTCTGCTCGCTCGCCGACCTGCCGGACCGGTTCCGCCTGTACGCGTTTCCGCTCCGCCTCCGCGACGGCGACGGATCGCCGGTGCGGGCGGTCGCAGAGTGGGAGGCGTGA